A DNA window from Aureibaculum sp. 2308TA14-22 contains the following coding sequences:
- a CDS encoding energy transducer TonB: MEVKKNPKAKLENYSGLFLQLGLTLSLIIVYLSIQHRVYERTVSDLAGLMVEEQIVEDIPITERIEQIKPPPPPPPAPEVIEVVQDEMEVEETMLESTETDQDDVVEVAEIDEVVEVVEEEVIVDDVPFAVIEDAPIFPGCKGNKAELRKCLQKKIMDHVGKNFDKNLTNELGLEEGKKRVIVLFSIDRNGKIAKVQARGPHARLEKEAIRVVQKLPKMIPAKQRGVPVGVKYTLPITLEVRM, translated from the coding sequence ATGGAAGTCAAGAAAAATCCCAAAGCCAAATTAGAAAATTATAGTGGGTTGTTTTTACAATTAGGGCTGACACTATCGTTAATCATTGTATATCTATCCATACAACATAGAGTATATGAAAGAACAGTATCAGACTTAGCGGGTCTTATGGTAGAAGAACAGATTGTGGAAGATATACCCATTACAGAACGAATTGAGCAAATTAAGCCTCCTCCACCTCCTCCACCCGCCCCCGAAGTTATAGAGGTAGTACAAGATGAAATGGAAGTAGAAGAAACAATGCTTGAGTCAACAGAAACTGATCAAGATGATGTTGTTGAGGTTGCTGAAATTGATGAAGTTGTAGAAGTTGTAGAAGAAGAAGTAATTGTAGATGATGTTCCGTTTGCCGTAATTGAAGATGCACCCATTTTTCCAGGTTGTAAAGGAAATAAAGCTGAACTAAGAAAATGTTTGCAGAAAAAAATTATGGATCATGTTGGTAAGAACTTCGACAAGAACTTAACAAACGAATTGGGTTTAGAAGAAGGTAAAAAGAGAGTAATTGTTTTGTTCAGTATAGACCGGAATGGTAAAATAGCTAAAGTACAAGCAAGAGGACCTCATGCAAGATTAGAAAAGGAAGCTATTAGAGTAGTACAAAAATTACCTAAAATGATACCAGCCAAACAACGTGGTGTGCCTGTTGGTGTTAAATATACCTTACCTATTACCTTGGAAGTCAGAATGTGA
- a CDS encoding energy transducer TonB, whose protein sequence is METKKSPKANLENYSKLFIQLGLVLALLIVYLGIEFKTFDRDIGDLGMLNLSEELEEDIPITERIEQIKPPPPPPPAPEVIEVVEDEEEVEETMLESTETDEDEVVEVEEIVEVVEEEEVAEDVPFAIIEDAPIFPGCKGNKKQLRDCLQESIKKHVNRKFDVNLAGELGLDPGKKKVYVQFKIDRNGKIVDVRARGPHARLEKEGVKVVNTLPKMIPGKQRGRPVGVKYTLPITLLVE, encoded by the coding sequence ATGGAAACAAAGAAAAGTCCAAAAGCGAATTTGGAAAATTACAGCAAGCTATTTATACAGTTAGGTCTAGTACTTGCATTACTTATTGTCTATTTAGGTATTGAATTTAAAACCTTTGATAGAGATATTGGTGATTTAGGTATGCTTAACCTATCTGAAGAACTTGAAGAGGATATTCCAATTACTGAGCGTATAGAACAAATAAAACCACCTCCACCACCTCCGCCTGCACCAGAAGTTATTGAGGTTGTAGAAGACGAGGAAGAGGTTGAAGAAACTATGTTGGAGTCAACAGAAACTGATGAGGACGAAGTAGTTGAAGTGGAAGAAATTGTAGAAGTTGTAGAAGAAGAAGAAGTTGCAGAAGATGTTCCTTTTGCTATTATTGAAGATGCTCCAATTTTTCCAGGGTGCAAGGGTAATAAAAAGCAATTAAGAGATTGTTTACAGGAATCCATAAAGAAACATGTTAACAGAAAATTCGATGTCAATTTAGCCGGTGAACTAGGACTAGATCCTGGCAAAAAGAAAGTATATGTGCAATTTAAAATTGACAGAAATGGTAAAATTGTAGATGTAAGAGCCAGAGGGCCTCATGCCAGGTTAGAAAAAGAAGGTGTTAAAGTAGTTAACACTTTACCTAAAATGATTCCAGGGAAACAACGTGGTAGACCAGTTGGTGTAAAATATACACTTCCCATTACTTTATTAGTAGAGTAG
- the gcvH gene encoding glycine cleavage system protein GcvH, producing the protein MNIPAELKYTKDHEWIKIDGDVATVGITDFAQSELGDIVYVDVDTFDETIDKDEVFGSVEAVKTVSDLFMPLSGEVVEFNEDLEDSPENVNTDPYGDGWMIKIKISDTSQVDSLLDADTYKAVIGA; encoded by the coding sequence ATGAACATTCCTGCAGAATTAAAATACACTAAAGACCACGAGTGGATAAAAATTGATGGCGATGTTGCTACAGTTGGTATAACCGATTTCGCTCAAAGCGAACTGGGAGATATTGTTTATGTTGATGTTGATACATTTGACGAAACTATAGATAAAGACGAAGTTTTTGGTTCTGTTGAAGCCGTAAAAACGGTTTCTGATTTATTTATGCCATTATCTGGTGAGGTTGTTGAGTTTAACGAAGACCTAGAGGATAGTCCAGAAAATGTAAACACTGACCCATATGGGGATGGATGGATGATAAAAATAAAAATTAGTGATACTTCTCAAGTAGATAGTTTATTAGATGCCGACACCTATAAAGCGGTTATTGGAGCGTAA
- a CDS encoding acyltransferase: MESSDYFAHETAVIDDNCSIGKGTKIWHFSHIMSNCVIGEKCSFGQNVVVSTDVVLGNNVKVQNNVSIYTGVVCEDDVFLGPSMVFTNVINPRSAIIRRDEYKKTLVKKGASIGANATIVCGNSIGEFSLIGAGSVVTKEIPNYALVVGNPSRQIGWVSEYGHRLNFDEKSFAICPESKEKYQLKNNRVAKIY; encoded by the coding sequence ATGGAAAGTTCCGATTATTTTGCACATGAAACAGCAGTCATAGATGATAACTGCTCTATTGGTAAAGGTACAAAAATTTGGCATTTTAGTCATATTATGTCCAATTGTGTAATTGGCGAAAAATGTAGTTTTGGACAAAACGTTGTGGTATCTACAGATGTGGTTTTGGGCAATAATGTAAAAGTCCAAAATAATGTTTCTATTTATACAGGCGTGGTGTGTGAAGATGATGTTTTCTTAGGGCCTTCAATGGTGTTTACCAATGTAATTAATCCTAGAAGTGCAATTATTAGACGTGACGAATACAAAAAAACATTGGTAAAAAAAGGAGCAAGTATAGGTGCTAATGCCACAATAGTTTGCGGAAATTCAATTGGAGAATTTTCTCTAATCGGAGCTGGTAGTGTTGTAACTAAAGAAATTCCGAATTATGCTTTAGTTGTAGGCAATCCCTCAAGGCAAATAGGATGGGTTAGCGAATACGGACATCGTTTGAATTTTGATGAAAAAAGTTTTGCCATTTGCCCTGAAAGCAAAGAGAAATATCAATTAAAAAATAATAGGGTAGCCAAAATATATTGA
- a CDS encoding energy transducer TonB, which yields MNFSKQPQKNQPPTEKFYRSSAIFMQLGLVLALVIVYVSLEYSSTKTITFIDDPIPDETTIYMFNVLHDFTIEKKQNPKKQQAPKKVVLVKPKIVPDDTPTEILTDLPKEDTSIQDKIDAIVEVIDPPETTEPINFIVLEEAPIFPGCEGLEKVESKACFTKQMTKFVNRKFNAGIAEGLDLKGKQRITALFTIDINGLVTDIQIRAPHKRLEKEALRVIQKLPEMIPGKQRKQPVPVKYTLPIVFKIQ from the coding sequence ATGAATTTTTCAAAACAACCTCAAAAAAATCAACCACCAACCGAGAAATTCTATCGTAGCTCAGCTATCTTTATGCAGTTAGGCTTGGTGTTAGCACTAGTAATAGTTTACGTATCGTTAGAGTACTCATCTACCAAAACCATTACCTTTATAGATGATCCTATTCCTGATGAAACTACTATCTACATGTTCAACGTCCTGCACGATTTTACTATCGAAAAAAAACAAAATCCAAAAAAACAACAAGCTCCAAAAAAAGTAGTTTTAGTAAAACCAAAAATAGTTCCAGATGACACTCCAACAGAAATCTTAACGGATTTACCCAAGGAAGACACATCCATACAAGACAAAATTGATGCTATAGTTGAAGTAATTGACCCACCTGAAACTACAGAACCCATTAACTTTATTGTTTTGGAAGAAGCACCTATTTTTCCAGGTTGTGAAGGATTGGAAAAAGTAGAATCAAAAGCATGTTTTACCAAACAAATGACAAAATTTGTAAATAGGAAATTTAATGCTGGTATTGCCGAAGGATTAGATTTGAAGGGAAAACAACGTATTACTGCTCTGTTTACAATTGACATAAACGGATTGGTAACAGATATTCAAATAAGAGCACCTCACAAAAGATTGGAAAAAGAAGCATTACGTGTTATTCAAAAGTTACCTGAAATGATTCCAGGCAAACAGCGTAAACAACCAGTCCCTGTAAAATATACGCTACCTATTGTTTTTAAAATACAATAG
- a CDS encoding energy transducer TonB, whose protein sequence is MRKLIIVILFSVVSNCLIAQEDIYPVYKGCDASSETTLASCFNKNLTKDVLAEFKVPEKVKEDNYKGTVNIIFLVTKTGEFEVLYVRSAYKELEAEAKRVFALLPNAKPATYNGRPIDMRFGLPIQIPLGSQSLPTKVTKEDVQENIVVNNPVSTAKAEQKDIQKAIVGTYFPEHQSELNIPLTHSTYDELSYYYDQDDNSHTGFKPFLYSETAKYVDLDAQKTGLFKNKSSKWGKKLWNEHFFKVQKEDYWFTINPIFDLQIGKDNSDDVDYTYNNTRAVQIQGGLGKKFNFSASIYESQGRFADYINDYARANRPSEGYGLVPGRGKAKIFKTNSFDYPVAEAYLTYTPSKFFNFQFGHGKNFVGDGYRSLMLSDVTTSYPHLKISTQFWKIKYTNVWMWLEDVRPSLNINGLNTRKFVAMHHLSYNVTDRLNVSLFEAAITKKDENTGFDINYFNPIIFYRAVEFSRGSRGGNAIIGLGTKYKVSQNFSTYTQFVLDELTVGRIFDGTGYWANKFGIQVGAKYHNAFNVDNLYLQGEFNLVRPYTFSHKEPTLNYAHYNQPLGHLWGSNFWEFVGIARYKKDRWFGSAKINMGNKGFDINGLNYGGNIYLSYDDRTADTGIELLQGNNTRIFIADLQGGYVVNPATNTKLFAGFTFRKFSPAQVITDTAMDNSTWFTIGLKADLFNWYFDF, encoded by the coding sequence ATGAGAAAACTTATTATAGTCATCCTTTTTTCAGTTGTTTCAAACTGCTTAATTGCACAAGAAGATATTTATCCTGTTTATAAGGGCTGTGATGCTTCAAGTGAAACCACTTTGGCTTCATGTTTTAATAAAAACCTTACAAAAGATGTATTAGCTGAATTTAAAGTTCCTGAAAAAGTTAAAGAGGATAATTATAAGGGTACAGTCAATATAATTTTTTTAGTCACTAAAACTGGCGAGTTCGAGGTTTTATATGTACGTTCGGCATATAAGGAATTAGAGGCCGAAGCAAAAAGGGTTTTTGCATTATTGCCAAATGCCAAACCGGCTACCTATAATGGCAGACCTATTGATATGCGTTTTGGATTACCTATTCAAATTCCATTGGGTTCTCAATCCTTACCTACTAAGGTTACAAAAGAAGACGTTCAAGAAAATATAGTGGTTAACAATCCCGTTTCAACTGCAAAAGCAGAACAAAAAGATATTCAAAAAGCAATTGTTGGCACCTATTTTCCTGAACATCAAAGTGAATTGAACATTCCGCTTACACATAGCACTTATGATGAATTAAGTTATTATTACGACCAAGACGATAATTCGCATACAGGTTTTAAGCCTTTTTTATACAGTGAAACGGCTAAATACGTTGACTTAGATGCCCAAAAAACAGGATTGTTCAAAAACAAATCGTCAAAATGGGGCAAAAAATTATGGAACGAGCATTTTTTTAAAGTGCAAAAAGAAGATTATTGGTTTACCATAAACCCAATTTTTGACTTGCAAATTGGCAAGGACAATTCCGATGATGTTGACTATACCTACAACAATACAAGGGCAGTTCAAATTCAAGGCGGATTGGGGAAAAAGTTCAATTTTTCTGCTTCAATTTATGAAAGCCAAGGACGTTTTGCTGATTATATAAATGACTATGCAAGAGCCAACAGACCATCCGAAGGCTATGGGTTAGTCCCAGGCCGTGGCAAGGCCAAGATTTTTAAAACAAATAGTTTTGACTATCCGGTTGCCGAAGCGTATTTGACTTATACACCCAGCAAATTTTTCAATTTCCAGTTTGGACATGGTAAAAATTTTGTGGGAGACGGTTATCGCTCGCTAATGCTATCAGATGTTACAACATCGTATCCACATCTAAAAATTAGTACACAATTCTGGAAAATTAAATATACTAATGTCTGGATGTGGTTAGAAGATGTAAGACCTTCACTCAATATTAATGGTCTAAACACTAGAAAATTTGTAGCAATGCATCATTTAAGCTATAACGTAACCGATAGACTGAATGTTAGTTTGTTTGAAGCTGCTATTACAAAAAAAGATGAAAATACCGGTTTTGATATCAATTATTTTAATCCCATAATTTTTTACAGAGCTGTTGAATTTTCAAGAGGTTCTCGCGGAGGAAATGCTATAATTGGACTAGGTACTAAGTATAAAGTTTCCCAAAATTTTTCTACATATACACAATTTGTGTTGGATGAATTGACTGTTGGAAGAATATTTGATGGGACTGGTTATTGGGCTAATAAATTCGGAATTCAAGTTGGTGCAAAGTACCATAACGCTTTTAATGTTGATAATTTATACCTGCAAGGTGAATTTAACTTAGTTAGACCTTATACTTTTTCACATAAAGAACCCACTTTAAATTATGCCCATTACAATCAACCTTTGGGACACCTCTGGGGAAGTAATTTTTGGGAATTTGTAGGAATAGCACGTTATAAAAAAGACAGATGGTTTGGTAGTGCCAAAATAAACATGGGCAATAAAGGTTTCGATATTAACGGCTTAAATTATGGTGGAAATATTTATTTAAGTTATGATGATAGAACTGCCGACACAGGAATTGAACTTTTACAAGGTAATAACACCCGGATATTTATTGCCGATTTGCAAGGTGGCTATGTTGTAAACCCTGCCACAAACACAAAATTATTTGCAGGATTTACTTTTAGAAAATTCTCACCAGCTCAAGTAATTACTGATACCGCAATGGATAATTCAACTTGGTTTACTATTGGCTTAAAAGCCGACCTATTCAATTGGTATTTCGACTTTTAG
- a CDS encoding VanZ family protein, giving the protein MPTPIKRLLERNALLIAVSFTFIIAFLSLVSLKGVAKINISNSDKIGHLVAYFILGLSWFHVFKKQRKKWLYITLLLIIYGMVLEGLQGTLTTYRTADLYDEFANASGVLIALLVSYLWLKKREN; this is encoded by the coding sequence ATGCCGACACCTATAAAGCGGTTATTGGAGCGTAATGCTTTGTTAATTGCTGTATCCTTTACATTTATTATTGCTTTTTTGAGTCTTGTGTCTTTAAAAGGAGTTGCGAAAATAAATATTAGCAATTCTGACAAAATCGGACACTTGGTAGCCTATTTTATATTAGGCCTAAGCTGGTTCCATGTTTTTAAAAAACAACGAAAAAAGTGGCTGTACATTACACTTTTACTAATAATTTACGGCATGGTTCTTGAGGGATTACAAGGAACGTTAACCACATACAGAACAGCAGATTTGTATGATGAATTTGCCAACGCAAGTGGTGTGCTAATAGCTCTATTAGTATCTTATTTGTGGTTAAAAAAACGAGAGAATTAA
- the deoC gene encoding deoxyribose-phosphate aldolase, which translates to MNINQYLDSTYLKTASQAAITEEETCKNVIGLIEEAITENFKLVMIRPQFISLAKELIANAKSNVLIGTVIGFHEGTTSVEEKLKEAKKAIEDDVDELDFVINYNAFLNEDINLVKSEIFKGTKLGLAHSKTVKWIIEIAALTNNQIIAITRLIKNVVLNNFGEENANGVFVKSSTGFYKTDNNKPSGATFEAMKLIIENAKPLQVKAAGGVKNYEDAIKMINLGVNRIGTSSAKAIADGKQTKNDY; encoded by the coding sequence TTGAACATTAACCAATATTTAGATTCTACCTATTTAAAAACTGCTTCTCAAGCAGCAATAACAGAAGAAGAAACATGTAAAAATGTAATTGGACTAATCGAAGAGGCCATTACCGAAAATTTTAAATTGGTAATGATTAGACCTCAATTTATTTCACTTGCAAAGGAATTGATTGCCAATGCTAAAAGTAATGTACTAATTGGCACTGTAATAGGTTTCCACGAAGGAACAACTTCTGTTGAAGAAAAACTAAAGGAAGCAAAAAAGGCAATTGAAGACGATGTAGATGAACTCGATTTTGTTATTAATTACAATGCCTTTTTAAATGAGGATATTAATTTAGTAAAAAGCGAAATTTTTAAAGGCACTAAATTAGGATTAGCACATAGTAAAACCGTAAAATGGATTATTGAAATTGCAGCTCTGACAAACAATCAAATCATAGCAATAACGCGACTGATTAAGAATGTAGTTCTAAATAATTTTGGTGAAGAAAATGCTAATGGAGTATTCGTAAAATCATCCACAGGGTTTTACAAAACGGATAACAATAAACCTTCGGGAGCTACGTTTGAGGCCATGAAATTAATTATTGAAAATGCAAAACCTTTACAAGTAAAAGCTGCTGGAGGTGTAAAAAATTACGAAGACGCCATTAAAATGATTAATTTAGGCGTAAACAGAATAGGCACATCATCAGCTAAGGCAATTGCTGATGGCAAACAAACTAAAAACGACTATTAA